Proteins encoded in a region of the Corynebacterium genitalium ATCC 33030 genome:
- a CDS encoding acetyl-CoA C-acetyltransferase, which produces MNEPRKVAILGGNRIPFARSNKEYANASNQDMLTSALNGLVARYGLQDQEMGLVVGGAVLKHARDFNLVRESVIGSELASTTPAFDLQHACGTSLTSAIQVADAIALGRIENGIACGADTTSDAPLAVNDTLRKTLIRLSNAKSTADQLKLVGSIRPSQLAPEQPQNGEPRTGLSMGEHAAITAREMEISREAQDELAATSHQNLAKAYDEGFFNDLMTPFLGVQRDTNLRPDSSVEKLSKLKPVFGKKDAEQHGGTATMTAGNSTPLTDGAAAVLLSSEEWAKENNLPVQAYIVDSELVAVDFVSGKDGLLMAPTYAVPRMLERNGLTLQDFDYYEIHEAFASQVLATLKAWEDETYCRERLGLDAPLGSIDRSKLNVKGSSLAAGHPFAATGARILASAAKVLEQNGGGRTLVSVCAAGGQGVVAIIER; this is translated from the coding sequence ATGAATGAACCTCGCAAGGTAGCCATCCTCGGCGGTAACCGCATCCCGTTCGCTCGGTCCAACAAGGAATACGCCAACGCATCCAATCAGGACATGCTCACCTCGGCCCTCAACGGCCTAGTGGCGCGTTACGGTCTGCAGGACCAGGAGATGGGTCTCGTCGTCGGTGGTGCTGTGCTCAAGCACGCACGCGACTTCAACCTCGTGCGCGAATCAGTGATCGGATCTGAGCTGGCATCCACCACTCCGGCCTTCGACCTGCAGCACGCCTGCGGCACCTCGCTGACCTCCGCGATCCAGGTCGCTGACGCAATTGCTCTGGGCCGCATCGAGAACGGTATCGCCTGCGGCGCCGACACCACGTCGGACGCCCCGCTGGCTGTGAACGACACGCTGCGTAAGACGCTGATCCGTCTGTCCAACGCCAAGTCCACCGCTGACCAGCTCAAGCTCGTCGGTTCCATCCGTCCGAGCCAGCTGGCTCCGGAGCAGCCGCAGAACGGCGAGCCGCGCACCGGCTTGTCCATGGGTGAGCACGCCGCCATCACCGCCCGCGAGATGGAAATCTCCCGCGAGGCCCAGGATGAGCTGGCAGCAACCTCCCACCAGAACCTGGCCAAGGCTTACGACGAGGGCTTCTTCAACGACCTGATGACCCCGTTCCTCGGCGTGCAGCGCGACACTAACCTGCGCCCGGACTCTTCCGTCGAAAAGCTTTCGAAGCTCAAGCCGGTCTTCGGCAAGAAGGACGCGGAGCAGCACGGCGGCACCGCAACGATGACCGCGGGTAACTCCACCCCGCTTACTGACGGTGCAGCGGCTGTCCTCCTCTCCTCCGAGGAATGGGCAAAGGAGAACAACCTGCCGGTCCAGGCGTACATCGTCGACTCCGAGCTGGTAGCCGTTGACTTCGTCTCAGGCAAGGACGGCCTGCTCATGGCTCCGACCTACGCTGTCCCGCGCATGCTCGAGCGCAACGGACTGACCCTGCAGGACTTCGACTACTACGAGATCCACGAGGCGTTCGCCTCCCAGGTGCTGGCCACCCTCAAGGCATGGGAAGACGAGACCTACTGCCGCGAGCGCCTCGGCCTGGACGCTCCGCTGGGCTCCATCGACCGTTCCAAGCTCAATGTCAAGGGCTCCTCTCTGGCAGCCGGCCACCCGTTCGCCGCGACCGGTGCACGCATCCTCGCTTCGGCTGCCAAGGTGCTGGAGCAAAACGGTGGCGGCCGCACCCTGGTTTCCGTCTGTGCAGCAGGCGGCCAGGGCGTCGTCGCGATCATTGAGCGCTAA
- a CDS encoding acyl-CoA dehydrogenase family protein yields MTSVEEKEGRKAKPESRQPQTLPETPDAAVAGKLKDLLDGAWGERKDDIREQLNREEALPMIEGSVEDIRAALLEKVKMVAGSGMMQTAFSEANGGSGEAHVGILGLDLLGQFNGSLAIKSGVQFGLWGGAVDVLGTERHREYAQGAMDLSMLGSYGMTERGHGSNVQDLETTATYDPETQEFIIHSPSPSATKVYIGNTARDGRWSAVFAQLYTPGEEESHGVHCFVVRIREDDGSPVEGVKIGDHGHKGGLLGVDNGTLTFDNVRIPREALLNQFGDVDEAGNYTSPIESKNRRFFTMLGTLIRGRIAVGAAGAGATKSALAIATKYAHQRRQFDYGDAGREDKLIDYRAHRRRLIIPLARTYAIQLLQNQLTQRYADQTARQASGEWSVTDPTKAQALASREMETLAAAFKAVATEHATDTIQECREACGGAGFMSENLLTTFRADTDVYNTFEGDNTVLLQLAGKNLLTAYTSEMANPSAMDIVKYAATNVTDIFRSRAGLGATVQSVVDTFASEEASLFDADYQLKVIQLREQLVMRSLIRRIQGARKLSRAEGAKVIDKAQDHMLNAAWAYIENLMVQAMIEAERSLPVGSTERAVFEQVRHLFVFDTIIRNAGWYQEQNVISSGRVKAARAAINDLVDSLGPWSEVLVDAFAVPSVVLDRPIFKDGGTDASRDNPEAWTVGSNIPTTAKEN; encoded by the coding sequence ATGACCTCTGTTGAGGAAAAGGAAGGCCGCAAGGCCAAGCCGGAATCCCGCCAACCGCAGACGCTGCCAGAAACCCCCGATGCAGCTGTCGCGGGGAAGCTGAAGGATCTGCTTGACGGCGCATGGGGCGAGCGCAAGGACGACATCCGCGAGCAGCTCAACCGGGAAGAAGCCCTCCCGATGATCGAAGGCTCGGTTGAGGACATCCGCGCCGCCCTGCTGGAAAAGGTCAAGATGGTGGCTGGCTCCGGCATGATGCAGACCGCTTTCTCCGAAGCTAACGGCGGCTCCGGCGAGGCCCACGTGGGCATCCTGGGCCTGGACCTGCTGGGTCAGTTCAACGGCTCCCTTGCGATTAAGTCCGGTGTGCAGTTCGGACTGTGGGGCGGCGCAGTCGACGTCCTGGGCACCGAGCGTCACCGCGAGTACGCGCAAGGTGCTATGGACCTGTCCATGCTCGGCTCCTACGGCATGACCGAGCGTGGCCACGGCTCCAACGTCCAGGACCTGGAGACCACCGCGACCTATGACCCGGAGACCCAGGAGTTCATCATCCACTCTCCGTCTCCGTCGGCGACCAAGGTTTACATCGGCAACACCGCCCGCGATGGCCGCTGGTCCGCAGTCTTCGCCCAGCTCTACACCCCGGGCGAGGAAGAGTCCCACGGTGTGCACTGCTTCGTTGTGCGCATTCGCGAGGATGACGGCTCCCCGGTCGAGGGCGTCAAGATCGGCGACCACGGCCACAAGGGCGGCCTGCTCGGTGTTGACAACGGCACCCTGACCTTCGACAACGTCCGCATCCCGCGCGAAGCGCTGCTGAACCAGTTCGGCGATGTCGACGAGGCCGGTAACTACACCTCCCCGATCGAGTCGAAGAACCGCCGCTTTTTCACCATGCTGGGCACCCTAATCCGCGGCCGTATTGCCGTCGGTGCTGCCGGCGCAGGCGCGACCAAGTCCGCACTGGCCATTGCCACGAAATACGCGCACCAGCGCCGCCAGTTCGACTACGGTGACGCCGGCCGTGAAGACAAGCTGATCGACTACCGTGCGCACCGCCGCCGTCTGATCATCCCGCTGGCCCGCACCTACGCTATCCAGCTGCTGCAGAATCAGCTGACCCAGCGTTACGCGGATCAGACCGCACGTCAGGCATCCGGCGAGTGGTCCGTGACCGACCCGACCAAGGCGCAGGCCCTGGCATCCCGCGAGATGGAGACCCTGGCTGCAGCGTTCAAGGCCGTCGCGACCGAGCACGCCACCGACACCATCCAGGAGTGCCGCGAGGCGTGCGGTGGTGCCGGCTTCATGTCCGAGAACCTGCTGACCACCTTCCGCGCAGACACCGATGTGTACAACACGTTCGAGGGCGACAACACCGTTCTGCTGCAGCTGGCCGGCAAGAACCTGCTCACCGCGTACACCAGCGAGATGGCTAACCCGTCTGCGATGGACATTGTGAAGTACGCCGCCACCAACGTGACGGACATCTTCCGCTCCCGCGCTGGCCTGGGTGCCACCGTCCAGTCCGTGGTGGACACGTTCGCGAGCGAAGAAGCATCGCTTTTCGACGCTGACTACCAGCTCAAGGTGATCCAGCTGCGCGAGCAGCTGGTGATGCGTTCCCTGATCCGCCGCATCCAGGGCGCACGCAAGCTGTCGCGTGCCGAGGGCGCAAAGGTCATCGACAAGGCCCAGGACCACATGCTCAACGCCGCATGGGCATACATCGAGAACCTGATGGTCCAGGCCATGATCGAAGCAGAGCGTTCCCTGCCGGTCGGCTCCACCGAGCGTGCCGTATTCGAGCAGGTCCGCCACCTGTTCGTCTTCGACACCATCATCCGCAACGCTGGCTGGTACCAGGAGCAAAACGTCATCTCCTCCGGCCGCGTCAAGGCAGCCCGCGCCGCCATCAACGACCTGGTCGACTCGCTTGGCCCCTGGTCTGAGGTTCTCGTGGACGCTTTCGCAGTCCCGTCCGTCGTGCTCGACCGTCCGATCTTCAAGGACGGCGGCACCGACGCCTCCCGCGACAACCCGGAGGCGTGGACGGTTGGGTCCAACATCCCGACCACGGCGAAAGAGAACTAG
- the lipA gene encoding lipoyl synthase, translated as MTVAEEGRKLRRVEKRNAQTPIESKPRWIRNAVKTGPEYEDMRRKVFGASLHTVCQEAGCPNIHECWESREATFLIGGANCSRRCDFCMINSAKPEPLDPEEPLRVAESVREMELNYSTITGVTRDDLDDEGAWLYAEVVRKIHELNPHTGVENLTPDFSGKPDLLQQVFEAEPEVFAHNLETVPRIFKRIRPAFRYDRSLEVIQAARDYGLITKSNLILGMGETREEVLEALQDMQEAGTDIITITQYLRPGPQFHPIERWVKPEEFIEYRDAAYEMGFAAVMSGPLVRSSYRAGKLYVEAMKFHGRELPENLKHLAQTSQGATGQEASTLLNKYGPSQETPVVSAGHPSVSLGMPSLSMPSA; from the coding sequence GTGACTGTGGCAGAAGAAGGACGCAAGCTAAGGCGCGTCGAAAAGCGAAACGCTCAAACCCCCATCGAGTCGAAGCCGCGGTGGATCCGCAATGCGGTGAAGACGGGTCCGGAGTACGAGGACATGCGCCGCAAGGTGTTCGGTGCGTCGCTGCACACCGTGTGCCAGGAGGCCGGTTGCCCCAACATTCACGAGTGCTGGGAATCGCGCGAGGCCACCTTCCTCATCGGCGGTGCGAACTGTTCCCGCCGTTGCGATTTCTGCATGATCAATTCCGCGAAACCGGAACCGCTTGACCCTGAAGAACCCTTGCGCGTCGCCGAGTCTGTGCGCGAGATGGAGCTGAACTACTCCACCATCACCGGCGTGACCCGTGATGACTTGGATGACGAGGGTGCTTGGCTCTACGCCGAGGTCGTGCGCAAGATTCACGAGCTCAACCCGCACACCGGCGTGGAGAACCTTACCCCTGACTTCTCTGGTAAGCCCGACCTGCTCCAGCAGGTGTTCGAGGCTGAACCGGAGGTCTTCGCGCACAACCTGGAGACGGTGCCACGCATCTTCAAGCGCATCCGCCCGGCGTTCCGTTATGACCGTTCCCTGGAAGTCATCCAGGCGGCACGCGACTACGGGCTGATCACCAAGTCGAACCTCATCCTGGGTATGGGCGAGACCCGCGAAGAGGTGCTCGAGGCACTGCAGGACATGCAGGAAGCCGGCACCGACATCATCACGATTACCCAATACCTCCGCCCCGGCCCGCAGTTCCACCCGATTGAGCGGTGGGTGAAGCCGGAGGAGTTCATTGAGTACCGCGACGCCGCATACGAGATGGGCTTCGCTGCGGTCATGTCTGGCCCGCTCGTTCGCTCCTCCTACCGCGCTGGCAAACTCTACGTTGAGGCTATGAAGTTCCACGGCCGTGAACTGCCGGAGAACCTCAAGCACCTCGCACAGACGTCCCAGGGTGCGACCGGCCAGGAAGCTTCTACCCTGCTTAACAAGTACGGCCCGTCCCAGGAGACTCCCGTGGTCTCTGCTGGCCACCCGTCTGTCTCGCTGGGCATGCCGAGCCTGTCTATGCCGTCGGCTTAG